From a single Nostoc sp. MS1 genomic region:
- a CDS encoding peptidylprolyl isomerase, whose product MTDVLQIGDRTIQASELIPLLANYQLLPQLLRELIIDEAIALVECQSEELAQAKQRFYAEKQLNQVTDIQAWLAQQGLTIEQLDNIIARRIKLEKYKQATWGPKLDSYFFQLKAKLDRVIYSLLRTQDPGLAQELYFRLQAKEQSFAEVAQKYSQGPEAQTGGLVGPVEQSSLHPAMVQLLSSCQPGQISPPTRIAEWFVIVRVEKFIPAQLDEPMKARLLNEMFEGWMQEQQKQVVISQ is encoded by the coding sequence ATGACTGACGTGCTGCAAATCGGCGATCGCACTATTCAAGCCAGTGAATTGATTCCCTTGCTGGCTAATTATCAACTACTGCCACAATTATTACGGGAATTAATTATTGATGAGGCGATCGCATTAGTTGAATGTCAATCTGAGGAATTAGCTCAAGCTAAACAGAGGTTTTACGCTGAAAAACAGCTAAACCAAGTAACCGACATTCAAGCATGGTTAGCGCAACAAGGTTTGACCATCGAACAATTAGACAACATTATTGCTCGGAGGATCAAGCTAGAAAAATACAAGCAAGCTACTTGGGGGCCGAAACTGGATTCTTATTTTTTTCAGTTGAAAGCAAAACTAGATAGAGTAATTTATTCCCTACTGCGGACTCAAGACCCAGGTTTAGCGCAAGAATTGTACTTCCGCCTGCAAGCAAAGGAACAGTCTTTTGCAGAGGTAGCGCAAAAATACTCCCAAGGCCCAGAAGCCCAAACTGGTGGTTTAGTCGGCCCTGTTGAACAGAGTTCACTACATCCGGCGATGGTACAGTTACTATCTAGCTGTCAACCAGGGCAAATTTCCCCACCTACTCGTATTGCTGAGTGGTTTGTGATTGTGCGTGTGGAGAAATTTATTCCCGCCCAGTTAGATGAACCAATGAAAGCAAGGCTGTTAAATGAGATGTTTGAAGGTTGGATGCAGGAACAGCAAAAGCAGGTTGTTATTAGTCAATAG